A window of Kribbella voronezhensis genomic DNA:
GGGCTGCGTCACGACGTACCGGTCGACCGGTTCGATCGCCAGGATCCGGTCCATCTTCTCCAGCGACACCACGATGCAGCCGTCCAGCGCGTTCGCGGCACCGGACAGCCCGGACCGGGCACCCTGCGGTACGACGGGCACGCCGGCCTCGGCCGCGATCCGGACCGCGGCCTGGACGTGCGCGGTCTCGCGGGCCAGCACCACCGCCAGCGGCTCACCGGCCGGGCAGAACATCGCCCGGTCGTACCGATAGCTCTGGATCCGGTCCGGGTCGGTGACCAGGGCCTCCGGCGGCAGAACCTGTCGCAGCCGCTCGACAACCTCACTCATACCTGGTGAGCCTAATCGTGTGCCTCAGCCGCGTCAGGAGGAGTCAGCGGGTCCGGGACGTTCTGTTCTCGGAGATCTGCTGGAAGCCGCCGCCGTAGTCGTGGAACTCCCGCGCGACCGCGACGAAGGTGGTGCTGGTGTCCAGCGATCTCACCTTGGGCGTCCGGCAGGTCCGCTGCCCGGCGACCACGGCTCCGGTCCCACCGCTGCTGTCGCACGACAGGGTGCGGCCGTTGTTGGAGCCGCCGTACTGCACCAGGTACGCGCTGGTCAGCGCGTGCGCGGGCAGCCGGGAGTCCATCGTGACCTCGGCCCAGTACTGCGAACAGCTGTCGCGGACGAGTCTGACGTCGCCCCAGCCCGGTGGTTTGTGGTCGCGGAAAAGCTGCGCTGACGAGATGGTTCTGGCACCCGGGCAGTTGGCGAGTTCGACCGCCTGTGCTGGTTGGGCCAAAGCGATAGCGCCCGCTCCGGCCAAGCCCGCGGTGCTGAGCAGAATGCCCAGTGTCTTCATCGGAAAACCCTTCCTGAATGCACGCCCCGACGCGCACTCATCAGGCACAGTAGTCCAACCGCCCCTGACCTGACAGTCAATCCGGTAATCGGACGCAAAGGTTTCACCACCGTCGGCGTGTCGCCGACCCGGACGCCGGCCCGCCACCGCGAGGCGGGCCGGCGCCGAGGGGGATCAGAGGTTGCCGCGGCGCTCCTGCTCGCGCTCGATCGCCTCGAACAGTGCCTTGAAGTTGCCCTTGCCGAAGCCGAGCGAGCCGTGCCGCTCGATCAGTTCGTAGAACACCGTCGGCCGGTCGCCGATCGGCTTGGTGAAGATCTGCAGCAGGTAGCCGTCCTCGTCGCGGTCGACCAGGATCTTGCGCTTCTGCAGTTCCTCGATCGGCGCGCGGACGTTGCCGATCCGCTCGCGCAGTTCGGGGTCCTCGTAGTACGAGTCGGGCGTGTCCAGGAACTCCACGCCGTTGGCGCGCATGATGTCGACGGTCCGCAGGATGTCGTTGGTGGCGAGCGCGATGTGCTGCGCGCCGGCGCCGTCGTAGAACTCCAGGAACTCGTCGATCTGCGACTTCTTCTTCGCGATGGCCGGCTCGTTCAGCGGGAACTTGACCCGGTGGTTGCCGTTGGCCACCACCTTGCTCATCAGTGCGGAGTAGTCGGTGGCGATGTCGTCGCCGATGAACTCCGCCATGTTCACGAAACCCATCACCTTGTTGTAGAAGCCGACCCACTCGTCCATCAGGCCCAGCTCCACGTTGCCGACCACGTGGTCGACCGCCTGGAACAGCCGCTTGGGGTGACCCGCGG
This region includes:
- a CDS encoding DUF2690 domain-containing protein, which produces MKTLGILLSTAGLAGAGAIALAQPAQAVELANCPGARTISSAQLFRDHKPPGWGDVRLVRDSCSQYWAEVTMDSRLPAHALTSAYLVQYGGSNNGRTLSCDSSGGTGAVVAGQRTCRTPKVRSLDTSTTFVAVAREFHDYGGGFQQISENRTSRTR
- the hppD gene encoding 4-hydroxyphenylpyruvate dioxygenase, giving the protein MTSTDLTPAELDADLDLEQLKQLVGLVPYDESTDPFPVTAMDAVVFVVGNATQTAKYYQLAFGMDLVAYSGPETGNKDSKAFVLKAGSARFVITGGVHPNSSLNDHHRKHGDGVSDIALEVPDVDKCIKHAREQGAIVLEEPFDVTDEHGTVRRAAIAAYGDTRHSLIDRSRYDGPYLPGFVEAKTAVTRPAGHPKRLFQAVDHVVGNVELGLMDEWVGFYNKVMGFVNMAEFIGDDIATDYSALMSKVVANGNHRVKFPLNEPAIAKKKSQIDEFLEFYDGAGAQHIALATNDILRTVDIMRANGVEFLDTPDSYYEDPELRERIGNVRAPIEELQKRKILVDRDEDGYLLQIFTKPIGDRPTVFYELIERHGSLGFGKGNFKALFEAIEREQERRGNL